The following are encoded in a window of Solibacillus sp. FSL R7-0668 genomic DNA:
- the rsmG gene encoding 16S rRNA (guanine(527)-N(7))-methyltransferase RsmG, with protein MNEQQFIEALKQKGIELSEGQIAQFRKYFELLVEWNEKMNLTAITDLEGVYLKHFYDSISASFYFDFTKVTTVCDVGAGAGFPSIPIKICFPHLEITIVDSLNKRITFLNHLTNELNLDHMSFVHARAEEFGQNANYREQFDVVTARAVARLSVLSELCIPLAKEGGYFVALKAAAGAEEMKDAAKAITTLGAKLKEEFAFLLPVEESERSLYVFDKVKATPKKYPRKPGVPNKTPIK; from the coding sequence ATGAACGAGCAGCAGTTTATTGAAGCCCTCAAGCAAAAGGGCATCGAGCTTTCTGAAGGGCAAATCGCACAGTTCCGCAAATACTTTGAGCTATTAGTAGAGTGGAATGAAAAAATGAACTTAACAGCAATTACAGATTTAGAAGGTGTCTACTTAAAACACTTTTACGATTCCATTAGCGCGTCATTTTACTTTGATTTCACAAAAGTAACAACCGTGTGTGATGTTGGTGCAGGCGCGGGCTTCCCTAGTATCCCAATTAAAATTTGTTTCCCACATTTAGAGATTACGATTGTCGATTCTTTAAATAAGCGCATTACGTTTTTAAATCACTTAACGAATGAATTAAACTTAGATCACATGTCATTCGTCCATGCAAGAGCAGAAGAGTTCGGTCAAAATGCCAACTACCGTGAGCAGTTTGATGTTGTTACAGCACGCGCAGTTGCACGTCTATCTGTTTTATCGGAGCTATGTATCCCACTTGCAAAAGAGGGTGGTTACTTTGTTGCACTAAAAGCAGCAGCTGGGGCAGAAGAAATGAAGGATGCCGCAAAAGCGATTACAACATTAGGGGCAAAATTAAAAGAAGAGTTCGCGTTCCTTTTACCAGTCGAAGAAAGTGAGCGTTCGCTTTATGTTTTTGATAAAGTAAAAGCAACACCAAAAAAATACCCACGTAAACCAGGTGTTCCGAATAAAACACCGATAAAATAA
- the noc gene encoding nucleoid occlusion protein, which translates to MRSTFSRFFGGGTKEQPEVNSEVEVMENISMASEEVVKIPIDKIIPNRYQPRTVFDDEKIEELARTIHTHGVIQPIVIRPITDDASSYEIIAGERRYRAMKSLQWTEVPAIVRNLNDRETASIALIENLQREELTAIEEALAYQQLLELHSLTQEALAQRLGKGQSTVANKLRLLKLPQFVQDAILNREISERHARALIAIKDEQLQMQLIAATKEFDWNVRQLEEQIQKILQPEEPEVKKHKSTRKAISKDVRIALNTIKQSLSMVTKSGINLKTEEEDTEDYYQITVKIPKKK; encoded by the coding sequence ATGAGAAGTACTTTTTCACGTTTTTTCGGAGGCGGGACTAAGGAGCAGCCAGAAGTAAACAGTGAAGTAGAAGTAATGGAGAATATCTCGATGGCTTCAGAAGAAGTAGTTAAAATTCCAATAGATAAAATTATTCCGAACCGTTATCAGCCACGTACAGTTTTTGATGATGAGAAGATTGAAGAATTAGCAAGAACAATTCATACACATGGTGTCATTCAACCAATTGTAATCCGCCCAATCACGGATGATGCAAGTAGCTATGAAATTATTGCCGGCGAACGTCGCTATCGTGCTATGAAATCGCTACAATGGACAGAAGTACCTGCTATTGTGCGTAATTTAAATGATCGTGAAACGGCATCGATTGCGCTTATTGAAAACCTTCAACGTGAAGAATTAACAGCTATTGAGGAAGCGCTTGCTTATCAACAATTATTAGAATTGCATTCGCTAACACAAGAGGCACTTGCTCAGCGTTTGGGGAAAGGCCAATCAACCGTTGCCAATAAATTACGTTTATTAAAGCTTCCCCAATTTGTGCAGGATGCTATATTAAATCGTGAAATTTCAGAGCGTCATGCACGAGCATTAATTGCGATTAAAGATGAGCAATTACAAATGCAATTAATCGCTGCAACAAAAGAGTTTGATTGGAATGTAAGGCAGCTTGAAGAACAAATTCAAAAAATTCTTCAACCAGAAGAGCCAGAAGTAAAAAAACACAAATCTACTCGTAAGGCAATTAGTAAAGATGTACGTATCGCACTAAACACAATCAAGCAATCATTATCGATGGTAACCAAAAGTGGAATTAATTTAAAAACAGAGGAAGAAGATACAGAGGATTACTATCAAATCACTGTCAAAATTCCTAAGAAAAAATAA
- the mnmE gene encoding tRNA uridine-5-carboxymethylaminomethyl(34) synthesis GTPase MnmE, which yields MEFDTITAISTPMGEGAIAIVRLSGDEAVAIADKIFKSPNNKRLMEVPTHTIHYGHLVDPKTDEVVEEVMLSLMRGPKTFTREDVVEINCHGGIVSVNRVLQLVLRSGARLAEPGEFTKRAFLNGRIDLSQAEAVMDLIRAKTDRAMNVALNQMDGKLSRLITSLRQALIETLAQVEVNIDYPEYDDVEEMTIPVLQEKCGWVRDEIIKLLQTSSQGKILREGLSTVILGRPNVGKSSLLNSLVQENKAIVTDIAGTTRDIIEEYVNVRGVPLRLVDTAGIRETEDIVERIGVERSREALKDADLILLVLNYGEELTVEDERLFETIQAMDYIVVVNKTDIERKIDLNRVHELAGKHRVVTTSLLKEEGVIELEEAIAALFFEGQVESQDLTYVSNARHIALLHQAQAVIEEALQAAEAGVPVDMIQIDVTRTWEILGEIIGDTVQESLINQLFSQFCLGK from the coding sequence ATGGAATTCGATACGATTACTGCAATATCCACACCAATGGGAGAAGGTGCTATTGCAATTGTCCGTTTAAGTGGCGATGAAGCAGTAGCAATTGCAGATAAAATATTTAAATCACCAAACAATAAACGCTTAATGGAAGTCCCAACACATACGATTCACTACGGCCATTTAGTTGATCCAAAAACAGATGAAGTTGTAGAAGAAGTAATGCTGTCCTTGATGCGTGGTCCTAAAACATTTACACGTGAAGATGTTGTAGAGATTAATTGTCATGGTGGTATTGTGTCAGTAAATCGTGTATTACAGCTTGTGTTACGTTCAGGTGCGCGTTTAGCAGAGCCTGGGGAATTTACGAAGCGTGCCTTTTTAAATGGCCGTATCGACCTGTCACAAGCAGAGGCTGTCATGGATTTAATCCGTGCAAAGACAGACCGCGCGATGAATGTCGCACTCAATCAAATGGACGGGAAATTATCTCGTTTAATCACATCACTACGCCAAGCATTAATCGAAACGCTTGCACAAGTCGAAGTGAATATTGATTATCCAGAATATGATGATGTAGAGGAAATGACGATTCCAGTGCTACAGGAAAAATGCGGCTGGGTACGTGATGAAATTATTAAGCTTTTACAAACGTCATCGCAAGGTAAAATTTTACGTGAAGGTTTGTCGACGGTTATATTAGGTCGTCCAAATGTAGGGAAATCTTCACTTTTAAATAGTTTAGTGCAAGAAAACAAAGCAATTGTTACGGATATTGCCGGGACAACGCGTGATATCATTGAAGAATATGTAAATGTGCGCGGCGTACCTTTACGCTTAGTTGATACAGCAGGTATTCGTGAAACGGAAGATATTGTTGAGCGTATTGGCGTAGAGCGTTCACGAGAGGCGTTAAAAGATGCAGACTTAATTTTACTCGTTTTAAACTACGGTGAGGAATTAACGGTAGAAGACGAGCGTTTATTTGAAACGATTCAAGCGATGGATTACATCGTTGTTGTCAATAAAACTGATATCGAACGTAAAATCGATTTAAATCGTGTACATGAGCTTGCAGGAAAGCATCGTGTTGTGACGACTTCACTATTAAAAGAAGAGGGTGTAATCGAGCTTGAAGAAGCCATTGCGGCACTCTTCTTTGAAGGACAGGTAGAGTCACAGGATTTAACCTATGTTTCCAATGCACGTCATATCGCGCTATTACATCAGGCTCAAGCCGTAATAGAAGAGGCATTACAAGCAGCAGAAGCGGGTGTACCGGTGGATATGATTCAAATCGACGTTACGCGTACTTGGGAAATTCTCGGCGAAATTATTGGTGATACTGTGCAGGAAAGCTTAATTAACCAGCTGTTCTCACAATTCTGTTTAGGAAAATAA
- a CDS encoding ParA family protein: protein MGRIIAIANQKGGVGKTTTSVNLSACLAYLGKKVLLIDIDPQGNASSGLGVKKGDLESCIYDVLINDEDIKEVIQRTDVENLYIVPTTISLAGAEIELVSTISREVRLKKAVQEIKGNFDFIIVDCPPSLGLLTINALTAADALIIPVQCEYYALEGLSQLLSTVRLVQKHLNKELVIDGVLLTMLDARTNLGLQVIDEVKRYFQDRVYRSIIPRNVRLSEAPSHGKPVILYDAKSRGSEVYLEFAREVIKNG, encoded by the coding sequence ATGGGACGTATTATTGCAATAGCCAATCAAAAGGGCGGTGTCGGTAAAACAACGACATCCGTTAATTTAAGTGCATGTTTAGCTTATTTAGGAAAGAAAGTGTTATTAATCGATATCGACCCCCAAGGTAACGCATCAAGCGGCCTCGGGGTAAAAAAGGGTGATTTGGAAAGCTGTATTTATGACGTCCTCATTAATGATGAAGATATCAAAGAGGTAATTCAACGAACGGATGTAGAAAATTTGTATATTGTGCCAACAACAATTTCGCTTGCAGGTGCTGAAATTGAGCTTGTGTCGACCATTTCACGTGAGGTCCGCTTAAAGAAGGCGGTTCAAGAAATAAAGGGGAATTTTGACTTTATTATTGTAGATTGCCCGCCATCTTTAGGATTATTAACGATCAATGCACTAACCGCAGCAGATGCGTTAATTATTCCTGTGCAATGCGAATATTATGCACTAGAAGGACTGAGCCAGCTATTATCGACGGTGCGCCTCGTACAAAAGCATTTAAATAAGGAGCTTGTGATTGATGGAGTTCTATTAACGATGCTTGATGCACGTACAAATTTAGGCTTACAAGTAATTGATGAAGTAAAGCGTTATTTCCAAGATCGAGTGTATCGCTCGATTATTCCACGTAATGTCCGTTTAAGTGAAGCACCTAGCCACGGCAAGCCTGTCATATTATACGATGCTAAATCACGTGGTTCAGAAGTATATTTAGAGTTTGCAAGGGAAGTGATTAAAAATGGTTAG
- the mnmG gene encoding tRNA uridine-5-carboxymethylaminomethyl(34) synthesis enzyme MnmG, protein MSTQYEAGNYDVIVVGSGHAGVEAAYAAAKTGAKTLMLTINLELIAFMPCNPSVGGPAKGIVVREIDALGGLMGRVIDKTYIQMRMLNTAKGPAVRALRAQADKQLYQREMKRLLEDEENLQIRQAMVEELIIEDGQVKGVLTQVGAIYRADAVILTTGTFLRGEIILGDLKYSSGPNNQQPSIKLADNLKELGFDMVRFKTGTPPRVNSRTIDYSKTEIQPGDEEPRAFSYETTEFITDQLPCWLTYTSENTHDIINANLHLSPMFSGMIKGTGPRYCPSIEDKITRFADKPRHQIFLEPEGRDTQEVYVQGFSTSLPEHVQRKMVASIPGLENAEIMRAGYAIEYDAIVPTQLWPTLETKAIQGLYTAGQLNGTSGYEEAAGQGLMAGINAGLKVQGKEEVILSRSDAYIGVLIDDLVTKGTNEPYRLLTSRAEYRLLLRHDNADLRLTDVGHQVGLISDERYARFTKKRQQIEDEIARLRSIIVKPNEQTQATVRSVGGTELKDGIRASDFVKRTEMTYDLVAGLIEPTEEVLSEEVREQVEIQLKYEGYIQKALQQVEKTKKLEDKKIPENIDYDAISSLATEALQKLKQVRPLSIAQASRIAGVNPADISILLVYIEQGKIAKVSH, encoded by the coding sequence ATGTCAACACAATATGAAGCAGGTAATTATGATGTAATTGTTGTCGGTTCAGGCCATGCTGGTGTTGAAGCTGCTTATGCCGCAGCAAAAACTGGCGCAAAAACATTAATGCTCACAATCAACTTAGAATTAATCGCGTTCATGCCATGTAATCCATCAGTCGGCGGTCCTGCAAAAGGGATTGTTGTACGTGAAATCGATGCATTAGGTGGTCTTATGGGACGCGTTATCGATAAAACATATATTCAAATGCGTATGCTAAATACAGCAAAGGGTCCAGCAGTACGTGCATTACGTGCTCAAGCGGACAAGCAGCTTTACCAACGTGAAATGAAGCGCTTATTAGAGGACGAGGAAAATCTTCAAATTCGCCAAGCAATGGTAGAAGAATTAATTATTGAAGATGGCCAAGTAAAAGGTGTGCTTACACAAGTAGGTGCTATCTACCGTGCAGATGCAGTTATTTTAACAACAGGTACTTTTTTACGCGGTGAAATCATTCTCGGTGATTTAAAATATTCATCTGGTCCAAACAACCAACAGCCATCGATTAAATTAGCGGATAACTTAAAAGAACTTGGATTTGATATGGTGCGTTTCAAAACAGGTACGCCTCCACGTGTAAATAGCCGTACGATTGATTATTCAAAAACAGAAATTCAACCGGGTGACGAAGAGCCACGTGCATTCAGCTATGAAACAACAGAATTTATTACCGATCAGCTACCTTGTTGGTTAACCTATACGAGCGAAAATACGCATGACATCATTAATGCGAACCTACACCTTTCACCGATGTTCTCCGGTATGATTAAAGGAACAGGTCCGCGTTATTGCCCGTCAATTGAAGACAAAATTACACGCTTTGCGGATAAGCCACGTCATCAAATTTTCTTAGAGCCAGAAGGACGTGACACGCAAGAAGTTTACGTTCAAGGCTTCTCAACATCTTTACCAGAGCATGTGCAGCGTAAAATGGTTGCCTCCATTCCGGGCTTAGAAAATGCAGAAATTATGCGCGCGGGCTATGCCATTGAGTATGATGCGATAGTGCCGACACAGTTATGGCCAACGCTTGAAACAAAAGCGATTCAAGGCTTATATACGGCAGGTCAATTAAATGGTACGTCAGGCTATGAGGAAGCAGCAGGCCAAGGCTTAATGGCTGGGATAAATGCAGGTCTGAAAGTACAAGGCAAAGAAGAAGTGATTCTTTCGCGTTCTGATGCTTACATCGGCGTGTTAATTGATGACCTAGTAACAAAAGGTACAAACGAGCCATACCGCTTATTAACATCACGCGCAGAATATCGTTTACTACTGCGTCATGACAATGCCGATCTACGTTTAACAGATGTGGGTCATCAAGTAGGCTTAATTTCGGATGAACGCTATGCGCGCTTTACGAAAAAACGTCAGCAAATAGAAGACGAAATTGCTCGTTTACGCAGTATTATCGTGAAACCGAATGAGCAGACACAGGCTACGGTACGCTCAGTAGGTGGTACAGAGTTAAAAGATGGTATTCGTGCTTCAGACTTTGTGAAACGTACAGAAATGACCTATGATTTAGTAGCAGGTTTAATTGAGCCAACTGAAGAAGTATTAAGTGAAGAAGTTCGCGAGCAAGTTGAAATTCAATTGAAATATGAGGGCTATATTCAAAAGGCGCTTCAACAAGTAGAAAAAACGAAAAAGCTAGAGGATAAAAAAATCCCAGAAAATATTGATTATGATGCAATTAGTAGCTTAGCTACAGAGGCGTTACAAAAATTAAAGCAAGTGCGCCCGCTATCCATCGCACAGGCATCGCGTATCGCAGGTGTGAACCCAGCGGATATTTCGATTTTACTTGTCTATATTGAACAAGGAAAAATTGCAAAAGTCAGTCATTAA
- a CDS encoding ParB/RepB/Spo0J family partition protein encodes MVRGLGKGIDALFREEAVHKEDQVQQIAIAKILKNPFQPRKRFDEAAIEELAQSVHEHGIIQPIVVRKNEKKYEIVAGERRYRAAKLAGLTEVPVIVRDFNEQQMMEVAILENLQREDLTPIEEAEAYNSLIVNLNFTQEDLAQRLGKSRPHIANLIRLLQLPEAIRELVNEGKLSMGHGRALLGLKNKRRIPEVANKVMKDHLNVRQLEKYIQDLNEAVSRETKKSNKDVHTQATESQLREYFGTQVQIKKAKNKGKIEIEFYSEDDLQRILEMLNLEEA; translated from the coding sequence ATGGTTAGAGGTTTAGGAAAAGGTATTGATGCATTGTTTCGTGAGGAAGCCGTACATAAGGAAGACCAGGTACAGCAAATTGCGATCGCTAAAATTTTGAAAAATCCATTTCAACCTCGTAAACGCTTTGATGAGGCCGCGATAGAGGAACTAGCACAATCAGTCCATGAACATGGAATTATTCAGCCCATTGTTGTTCGTAAAAATGAAAAGAAATATGAAATTGTTGCAGGTGAACGTCGTTATCGTGCGGCAAAACTTGCAGGACTAACGGAAGTACCTGTCATTGTGCGTGATTTTAATGAACAACAAATGATGGAAGTCGCGATTTTAGAAAACTTACAGCGTGAAGATTTAACGCCTATTGAAGAAGCAGAAGCGTATAATAGCCTAATTGTAAATTTAAATTTTACACAGGAGGATTTGGCCCAGCGCTTAGGTAAAAGTCGTCCACATATTGCCAATTTAATTCGTTTATTGCAATTACCTGAGGCTATACGTGAGCTTGTAAATGAAGGAAAGTTATCGATGGGGCACGGTCGCGCTTTGCTTGGTTTAAAAAATAAGCGACGTATTCCTGAAGTTGCGAATAAGGTAATGAAGGATCATTTAAATGTTCGTCAGCTTGAAAAATACATTCAAGATTTAAACGAAGCTGTTTCACGTGAAACAAAGAAATCCAACAAAGATGTGCATACGCAAGCAACGGAATCACAATTACGTGAATATTTTGGAACACAGGTACAAATTAAAAAGGCAAAGAATAAAGGGAAAATTGAAATTGAATTTTATTCAGAAGACGATTTACAGCGCATTTTGGAAATGTTAAATCTTGAAGAAGCATAA